A genomic region of Plasmodium malariae genome assembly, chromosome: 14 contains the following coding sequences:
- the PmUG01_14013100 gene encoding fam-m protein: protein MKQKIKFIIFIKIFLFLLLTWICNFNNDMWTCSKFLDGNCKVGENLDTSNYRSLAKCKKDKYSNNVSLKENFLKNGVNKQKNISNNEKEDKEKNKQSNRGLLNKAQYYTEVIDYNNAMFDGKHFHFEKKWIKKKDYDNFLKRNRRICDISLNKIRFRKYGTGVAMFFIFILLGIGIPILSSLPSLKDIWEKITENEILSKLKAVEGWGDDVLTYLIIALFSVLMVMLAVMLIIGFYRILRNNEKYNKIKLINEKYE, encoded by the exons ATGAAACAGAAAATTAAgtttatcatatttattaaaatttttttgtttctccTTTTAACTTGgatatgtaattttaataatgatatg TGGACATGTAGCAAATTTTTGGATGGAAACTGTAAGGTAGGTGAAAATTTAGATACAAGTAATTATCGATCGCTTGCAAAAtgtaaaaaggataaatattCGAATAATGTAagtttaaaagaaaattttctaaaaaatggTGTTAATAAGCAAAAgaatatatctaataatgaaaaagaagacaaagaaaaaaacaaacaatcAAATAGAGGTCTATTAAATAAGGCACAATACTATACAGAAGttatagattataataatgcaaTGTTTGATGGTaaacatttccattttgaaaaaaaatggattaaaaaaaaagattacgataattttcttaaaagaaACAGGAGAATTTGTGATATATctttaaacaaaattagaTTTAGGAAATATGGAACTGGAGTTgctatgttttttatttttatcttgcTGGGAATAGGGATACCAATATTATCAAGTTTACCATctttaaaagatatatgggaaaaaattacagaaaatgaaatattgaGTAAATTGAAAGCTGTAGAAGGTTGGGGTGACGATGTACTTACATATCTTATTATAGCATTATTTAGCGTACTTATGGTTATGTTAGCTGTTATGCTTATAATAGGGTTCTATAggattttaagaaataatgaaaaatataacaaaattaagttaataaatgaaaaatatgaataa
- the PmUG01_14013200 gene encoding fam-l protein has translation MMEQKIKTQLFIKFTTLILLSWICYFYIKMNVLKKSFGESWKHHKRLYARTCRLLAKYKQNNDSSSVRLKGEMKINRVYEKKDISYSEKDDSRKKKQSNPYLSNISGDNKGTIKNKSCTFETKKYSHLEKKIFKELDYTDFLRNNKTISNQVYNKVMRKKYGLRIVLPVLIFLFILIIFILEVSLTFGNKGSLLYQLGLKKEYLKPITEESPWKSIIEELKKLEGFFTHSVSTAQGAKVTCIMCEAASNVSDICILGQFFRILINFVPFILLSIALISGIIYYHKKVKKYEKIKFRNREK, from the exons atgatggaacaaaaaattaagacacaattatttattaaatttactaCGTTGATCCTTTTAAGTTggatatgttatttttacattaaaatg aATGTTCTTAAGAAATCTTTTGGTGAAAGTTGGAAACATCACAAAAGGTTATACGCAAGAACGTGTCGTTTACTAGCAAAATACAAGCAAAATAATGATTCAAGTAGTGTACGTTTAAAAGgagaaatgaaaattaacagagtgtacgaaaaaaaagatatatcttATAGTGAAAAAGATGACTcgagaaaaaagaaacagtCAAACCCATATCTTTCAAATATTTCAGGAGATAATAAAggaactataaaaaataaatcttgtaCATTTGAAACCAAGAAATATTcccatttagaaaaaaaaatattcaaggAACTTGATTATACGGATTTTCTTAGAAATAACAAGACAATTAGTAATCAGGTTTACAACAAAGTAATGCGTAAAAAATACGGATTACGAATTGTTTTACCTGTATTAATCTTcttgtttatattaataatatttatactagAAGTATCACTGACATTTGGAAATAAAGGTAGTTTATTGTATCAACTAGGCTTAAagaaagaatatttaaaaccTATAACAGAGGAATCTCCATGGAAGTCTATTATAGAAGAACTAAAAAAGTTAGAAGGATTTTTTACGCACAGTGTATCAACAGCACAAGGAGCAAAGGTTACATGCATTATGTGCGAAGCAGCAAGCAATGTTAGtgatatatgcatattaggacaattttttcgtattctaataaattttgtaccttttattttattgagtATTGCTCTAATATCaggaattatttattaccataaaaaagttaaaaaatatgaaaaaattaaattcagaaacagagaaaaataa